From a region of the Sus scrofa isolate TJ Tabasco breed Duroc unplaced genomic scaffold, Sscrofa11.1 Contig2593, whole genome shotgun sequence genome:
- the LOC110258631 gene encoding olfactory receptor 491-like — MEAGNHSSVTEFILLGLTEDPVLGVICFVIFLGIYVVTLVGNVSIILLIKSCPQLHTPMYLFLGHLASVDSGFSTSVTPVMLIGFLRHGVAITTTGCEAQLFSVILFGTTDCFLLAAMAYDRYVAISLPLVYSTHMSPRVCVLLLGASYLGGCVNAWTFTSCLLSLSFCGPNQIDHYFSDFTSLVKLSCSDVSVVEILPSISSGSILGITGMVIVLSYICILITVLKMPSTEGRHKAFSTCTSHLTAVTLYYGTITFIYVMPKSSYSTDQNKVVSVFYSVVIPMLNPLIYSLRNRDVKEALRKTTLRVSQ, encoded by the coding sequence ATGGAGGCTGGAAACCACAGCAGTGTGACAGAGTTCATCCTTTTGGGGCTCACGGAGGATCCTGTGCTTGGTGTCATCTGCTTTGTGATATTTCTAGGCATCTATGTTGTCACCTTAGTAGGCAATGTCAGCataattcttttaataaaaagctGTCCCCAgcttcacacccccatgtaccTCTTCCTTGGCCATTTGGCTTCTGTAGACAGTGGATTTTCCACATCAGTCACACCAGTGATGCTTATAGGCTTCCTTAGACATGGAGTGGCCATCACAACCACTGGCTGTGAGGCCCAGCTCTTTTCGGTGATCCTGTTTGGGACAACTGATTGCTTCCTCTTGGctgccatggcctatgaccgctatgtggccatcagCTTGCCCCTGGTCTATTCCACCCACATGTCCCCAAGAGTCTGTGTCCTCTTACTGGGGGCTTCCTATCTGGGTGGGTGTGTGAATGCTTGGACATTTACTAGTTGCTTGTTGAGTCTGTCTTTCTGTGGACCAAATCAGATAGACCACTATTTCTCTGATTTCACCTCTTTGGTGAAACTTTCCTGCTCAGATGTCTCTGTTGTTGAAATTCTCCCTTCCATCTCCTCTGGGTCCATCCTTGGGATCACAGGAATGGTCATAGTTCTCTCTTACATCTGCATCCTCATCACTGTCCTGAAGATGCCCTCCACTGAAGGAAGacacaaggccttctccacctgcacctcccatCTCACGGCCGTTACGCTCTACTACGGAACTATTACCTTCATTTATGTGATGCCCAAGTCCAGCTACTCCACTGACCAGAACAAGGTGGTCTCTGTGTTCTACAGTGTGGtgatccccatgctgaaccccctcatctacagcctccGGAACAGAGATGTAAAGGAGGCCCTGAGGAAGACCACTCTCAGAGTATCTCAGTAG